The Clostridia bacterium region CGCATTGGGCCCGGTTCAAGAGGGAAACGGGGTCGACACCGTGTTCAGGATACACGGCCGATCCGAATTGCCAGGTGATCTCCGGGTCCAGGATCGCCAGCCAGTCCTTCAGTTTGGCCATGACCGTTTGGGCCCCCTGTGCCCCGGTCACCGGGAGGACCACCGCCAGGCGGCCGCACTCCAGGGAGATCACGCTGTCTATGTCGCGCAGGCGGCGCCCCAGGTAGCCTTCCAGATCGGAAAGGGCGCGGGCTCCCGGACCGGAGCGCCGACCCACCAGCAGGGAGACTTCTCCGCCGGAGCGGGAGGCACGGTTGATTTCCAGGCGCAGGATTCCCAGGAGGCTCTCTTCGGGACCGGTTCTCCCTTGACCGGGGCCGATCAGCTTTTCCACCCGCCGCACCAACTGCCGGGGGGCAAAGGGCTTGATCAGATACTCCGCAGCACCGAGGTCTAGCGCCTGCCTTACCACGGTAGAGCAACCACAGGGAGTAAATACCATGACCGGGGTGTACTTTGACCTCGGCCTGGCTTTCAGCTCCCGTAGCACTGTCAGCCCGTCTATGCCAGGAAGCAGGGTATCCAGCAGGATGAGGTCGAAGGGCCGCGGCTGGGCGGCGACCCTGGCCAGAGCCTCCTCGCCGCTGGTCGCCTC contains the following coding sequences:
- a CDS encoding response regulator transcription factor yields the protein MTGGSKRILVVQDTAVTRSWVRQSLGAHGYEAEEATSGEEALARVAAQPRPFDLILLDTLLPGIDGLTVLRELKARPRSKYTPVMVFTPCGCSTVVRQALDLGAAEYLIKPFAPRQLVRRVEKLIGPGQGRTGPEESLLGILRLEINRASRSGGEVSLLVGRRSGPGARALSDLEGYLGRRLRDIDSVISLECGRLAVVLPVTGAQGAQTVMAKLKDWLAILDPEITWQFGSAVYPEHGVDPVSLLNRAQCVLDRQGDLGS